From a single Nymphaea colorata isolate Beijing-Zhang1983 unplaced genomic scaffold, ASM883128v2 scaffold0749, whole genome shotgun sequence genomic region:
- the LOC116245577 gene encoding uncharacterized protein LOC116245577: MTITIKTRRLRVNKLLARRELLLDVYHEGKPNVSQKDLRELIAAKTAFGGNRSTGFALAYDNQQYLVKYEPTYRLRRLAIVPKRNPKRKSEKELKRKIKKSRGAEKRKVLATRKVETKADIKRAKDEYLKKLIA, from the exons ATGACCATCACCATTAAGACCCGTCGCCTTCGCGTGAACAAGCTCTTGGCTCGGCGCGAGTTGCTTCTTGACGTCTACCACGAGGGCAAGCCCAACGTTTCCCAGAAGGACCTGAGAGAGCTGATCGCTGCCAA GACCGCCTTCGGAGGCAACCGCTCCACCGGCTTCGCCCTCGCCTACGACAACCAACAATACCTTGTCAAGTACGAGCCCACCTACCGTCTCCGTCGTCTGGCCATCGTCCCCAAAAGGAACCCCAAGAGAAAGTCAGAAAAGGAACTCAAGAGAAAGATCAAGAAGTCCAGAGGCGCCGAGAAGAGAAAAGTGCTGGCCACCAGAAAGGTCGAAACCAAGGCCGATATCAAGCGTGCCAAGGACGAATACCTCAAGAAGCTCATTGCGTGA